In Chelonia mydas isolate rCheMyd1 chromosome 20, rCheMyd1.pri.v2, whole genome shotgun sequence, a single genomic region encodes these proteins:
- the LOC119564333 gene encoding protein PET100 homolog, mitochondrial, with protein MGVKLEVFRMVLYLSFPVAMFWISNQAEYFEEYVIKRKREIYPPDDDRQRKELEDFKERMRKRHEEQLLRAAQQ; from the exons ATGGGGGTGAAGCTGGAGGTGTTTCGG ATGGTTCTGTATTTGTCCTTCCCCGTTGCCATGTTCTGGATCTCCAACCAAGCGGAGTACTTCGAAGAATATGTCATCAAAAGGAAG AGGGAGATCTACCCACCCGATGATGACCGCCAG aggaaggagctggaagATTTCAAGGAGCGGATGCGGAAGAGGCATGAAGAACAGCTCCTGCGTGCGGCTCAACAGTGA